Part of the bacterium genome, CCGGCAATTGCAGACAGCAGTGCAAAGAAAGCAATCGCCTGGATGCCGTATGACTCGGCAATTGTGAAAGCAAAGAAAGAGAACAAACACGTTCTCATACACTTCACTACGTCTTGGTGTGGCTGGTGCAAGAAAATGATCGCTGAAACTTACACTAATCCGAATGTGATGGGTATCGTCAATAGCGATTTTGTAACAGCTCGTGTTGATGGGGATTCATACGGTGTACTTAAACTCGCCGATGGCGACATCACCGAAAAGGGCCTGACAATGCAATACGGTGTACGCTCCTATCCGACTACGTTTTTCCTCGAGCCAACTGGGACCAAGATCGCGGGTGCTCCGGGTTATCTTGACACCACGCAGATGCTGTATGTTCTTGGCTTCATTAGCGGAAATTACAATGAAGACATCGCCTTTACAGATTATGTCTCGATGCAGAAGAAATTGGAATCAGTTCGTCCCGATGCGAAGCTCAAACTGGGAATGACTGCCAAGCAAGTTCGCACTTCCTGGGGCGATCCCGCCAAAGTCGAGCCAAAGACAAGTGACAAGGGCAATCTGGAAGAATGGGCTTATGGGACAAACCAGTTCCTGATCTTCAAAGACGGCAAGTTGAGGGGCTTTCAGGAACGCGAAGTAAGTGCAAACTCGACAAAAGTAAAGGCGACTAACCCGTAATATGACGTTGCTAATTAGATTCGCAACAATACTTGCAATGATTGCTCTGGTGCTGGCTTCATGCTCGAGTTCAGATACTCCAGCAACGAGTCAACTTGGTCAAGCACCGGGGTTTGCTTTGGAAGGCATGGACGGGAAAACCATTGACTTTGAGCAATACAAGGGTAAATTAGTGTTGGTAGATTTCTGGGCAACATGGTGTCCACCGTGTCGCCGGTCAATTCCGCACCTTGCGGAGCTGCATACCAAATACTCCGGTCGCGGTTTTGAAGTCGTTGGCATTTCGCTGGATAATACAGGTAAAGAATCAGTTGCGAGTTTTGCGCGGGATTACTCAATCCCGTATACGATCCTGATGGGGACGCAAGAAACCGCAATGAAATGGAATATTGGAAGCGGCATACCGGTAGCGATTCTTGTAAATCGGGAAGGTGCCGTTGTTGAGAAAATCGTCGGGTACAAGGACACGCAATTCTGGGAACAGAAGATCGCCCAGTATTTGTAGTAGTGCCCGGCAGGAAGTTTAACGAAGAAGCAAAATGAAGAAAATAGAGAAACCAATAACCAACAACACTACATCAGGAGGAGAGAGAATGAGAAAATTCGCTTTCATCTGTATGGTGATCGCAGTAGCTGCGTTCCTCGCGGCTCCGGCGGTCTTCGCTTGCGATGGCGCCAAGACTGGCGACAAGGCTTCAGCGTCAAGCTGCAGCAGCTCCAAAGTTACAACGGCCTCAGCTACCAGCAAAGATAAGGTAACTGCGACCAACGTTGGCGCCAGCTGTTCAAAGGAAGGCGCTGCCAAGACCGGAACAACTGCTGGTGCTTCCTGCACCGCGGCTGAGAAGGCTGCCTGCGCTGCCAAGACCGGTACCACTGCCGGTGCTACCTGCACTGAAGCCGAAAAGGCCGCTTGCGCTGCCAAGACCGGCACAACTGCCGGTGCCACCTGCACCAGCGGTGCCAAGGCCACCACGGCCGGCGCTACCCTGCCGAACGGACATCCGGACCTCAAGGTTGCCGATGCCCTTAAGTGCGGTACTGCTATGGTCGCTTTCGTCAACGTCGAGAAGATGACCTGCGCCGGTTGCGTTTCTGGCGTCAACAAGGCCGTTGGCTCAATCGATGGCGTTTGCGCCGTTGAGACCAGCCTCGACAAGAAGACCAGCACGATCGTGTTCCATCCTGACAAAGTGAAGACTGACGACCTTGTCGCCACCATCACCAAGGCAGGCTTCACGGCCACTATGAAGTCCGAGTGCACGGAAGACATGAAAGCTGTCTTCTGCGCTGATTTCGATCCGGCCAAGTGTGCCAAGGTCTGTGCCAACTCTGCTGCTTGCAGCAAGAAGGACACCAAGAGCAGCGAATCCTAAATCGATTCTTGATCTTGTAAGTATGAGGGCGGTTGATCTGAATCAACCGCCCTTTTTGTTGGTATAATCTCCGTGATGTTTGTATTATAGAGACGTTATGCACAAGAGCGCCAAATGAAACGATTAGTCGTCGCCCTGTTCTTCTTTCTGATTGTCCAGATTTCCACTGTCTGCGGCGCCAAATATGCCGGTGAATCATTTACACTTGGCGCAGGTGCGCGCCCGTTGGCACTGGGCGGCGCATTCACCGCAATCTCTGACGACCCGTCCGGGCTATATTATAATCCCGCAGGCTTAGCACAAATCAATGGTCGCCAAATTCTCCTTTTACATTCAGAGACCTTTGGTTCGCTCGTCAACCACGATTTTATCTCATACACGAATCCAGTTGTGTTCCGCGATCGACCCGGCTCTGTGGCAATTGGAATCTACCGTGTCGGTGGCGGCGGAATCATCCTCACCGAGAAGGATCCAATAACCGGCGGTCCAAAAGTTCTTTCTGAAGAGAGCCACTATGATTACCTGCTTCTTCTGGGTGGTGGTGTAAATCTTTCCGAAAGGTGGCGCGTCGGCAGCTCAGCCAAGATAATCGTTCGCTCGCTCGCCGAAAACTCAGCGTGGGGACTTGGACTCGATTTCGGGATTCAATACGGAAGCACCAAGGGATTTGCCGCCGGTGCAACGCTGACAAATGCTACTTCGACCTTTCTGTCTTATGATAATGGCACCCGCGAGTCGATTCTACCGGCACTGAAGATCGGTGCGACGCACTCCACAGAAGTAAATCACTTCACGTTACGAGCGGTCGCGGATGTCGATCTACTTTTCGAAGGTCGCGACGCCGCTGCCCAAGTCGCGCTCGGCGCAATGTCGCTTGATTCGCATCTCGGCGGAGAAATTTCCTATCACGAAATTGTATATTTCAGAGGAGGATCGGATATTGGCCGGCTAACTTTCGGGGTTGGAATCAAATTCAATCGATTCCGCCTTGATGGTGCGTTCCTTGACCATAACGACCTTGACAATTCATACCGCGTATCGCTTAATATCGCGCTTTAGGAGGATTGAGATTTGCAGATAGTTTACGTCAGAAGAATCGGCATGTTGGTGGCTGCAGTACTGACAGCAGCGATGATTTTTGGATGTTCATCGGAAAAGTCGAGTTTCAGCCAGGAAGGACCGATCAACAGCGACACATATCTTGCTACCATTGACGGCAGTCCGGCTGTTACTTTGGGTGCTCTGTTTGAGCAAATGCAGAGAATGACTGCTCCCGGCGGCAATAAGCCATCGACTCCAGAAAATGCGTTTGACGAGTTGTTGTATCGCAAGCTTGCCGAAATCAAGGCTGGTACCTTCAAGGACTTCGACAAGAAGGAAATTGACCGACTGGCAAAGAACCGATTCCATGACGTGCTAATGCAGTTCCTATACGAGAAGACCATCGCTAACCGGGTTGTTGTCTCTGAGGCTTCGATTGATAGCCTGTACCAAGCCAACATTGCCTTGTACAGCGTTC contains:
- a CDS encoding heavy-metal-associated domain-containing protein gives rise to the protein MRKFAFICMVIAVAAFLAAPAVFACDGAKTGDKASASSCSSSKVTTASATSKDKVTATNVGASCSKEGAAKTGTTAGASCTAAEKAACAAKTGTTAGATCTEAEKAACAAKTGTTAGATCTSGAKATTAGATLPNGHPDLKVADALKCGTAMVAFVNVEKMTCAGCVSGVNKAVGSIDGVCAVETSLDKKTSTIVFHPDKVKTDDLVATITKAGFTATMKSECTEDMKAVFCADFDPAKCAKVCANSAACSKKDTKSSES
- a CDS encoding DUF255 domain-containing protein, with product MTKMTMTIVRKALSVSIPALVLISSFFSYSTPAIADSSAKKAIAWMPYDSAIVKAKKENKHVLIHFTTSWCGWCKKMIAETYTNPNVMGIVNSDFVTARVDGDSYGVLKLADGDITEKGLTMQYGVRSYPTTFFLEPTGTKIAGAPGYLDTTQMLYVLGFISGNYNEDIAFTDYVSMQKKLESVRPDAKLKLGMTAKQVRTSWGDPAKVEPKTSDKGNLEEWAYGTNQFLIFKDGKLRGFQEREVSANSTKVKATNP
- a CDS encoding PorV/PorQ family protein is translated as MKRLVVALFFFLIVQISTVCGAKYAGESFTLGAGARPLALGGAFTAISDDPSGLYYNPAGLAQINGRQILLLHSETFGSLVNHDFISYTNPVVFRDRPGSVAIGIYRVGGGGIILTEKDPITGGPKVLSEESHYDYLLLLGGGVNLSERWRVGSSAKIIVRSLAENSAWGLGLDFGIQYGSTKGFAAGATLTNATSTFLSYDNGTRESILPALKIGATHSTEVNHFTLRAVADVDLLFEGRDAAAQVALGAMSLDSHLGGEISYHEIVYFRGGSDIGRLTFGVGIKFNRFRLDGAFLDHNDLDNSYRVSLNIAL
- a CDS encoding TlpA family protein disulfide reductase — encoded protein: MTLLIRFATILAMIALVLASCSSSDTPATSQLGQAPGFALEGMDGKTIDFEQYKGKLVLVDFWATWCPPCRRSIPHLAELHTKYSGRGFEVVGISLDNTGKESVASFARDYSIPYTILMGTQETAMKWNIGSGIPVAILVNREGAVVEKIVGYKDTQFWEQKIAQYL